The nucleotide sequence CGCACGGGACAGAACGGCTGTTGCTCTTCTCTTTGACCTTTTCTTCCGTCGAACTCTCTGCGGATCTCCCCccgctcgcacacacacacacacacacacacagaaaaggagaaacaTCACTTTCACCACGCgtgctgccaccgcggcatTACTAACTGGTACTTGGCAGCCTTCCCTATCACCGTATCACTCACTCACTCCTTTCACCTCCTCTCgtcgcttctttttctttttttttttgcaatatcaacacgcgcacacacgcacacatatatattTGTCCTTTCCGTGTTATATACATCAAGAAAGGAAcggaaaaaagagaagcgctTAGCGACATCAAACACGGTGCTGATCATCTTGGGGGTACATCGCTTAGTTGTAGACAGGCACACAAACGCAAACGTGTTCCCTCTGTTGTACCTTCGCACAAGCGACGCAACACGCCCAAGGAGCAGCCCACGAGCGCTGGTCGTGCGCTTGTCAAGTTAGCGCGCCTATACACGTGCGCATACGCACCTTGGCAGAGAAGCGCAGGCAGATTGCGCATGCCTGATCTCTTGCATCGCGCAGCCACAGAGGGTAAAAGCAGAAGCATTGGTCTCTGTCCCGCGAGAGAGCCGATACACCAAGGAGCGGGGGAATTTTGGCAATACCGTGTACGTGCATAGGATCACCACTAGTATTTATCGTCTTAATTTTTGTTCTATCTGCATCGCCTTCGCTTTGGGCTTCCTGCCACGACTGTTATTGCGGACGGGCAAACGAGCGCACGACTTGAGTGGACTTTTTCGCTagccgccccccctccccccacttTTTGTCAGTTTTCTTTTCCCAGGGTCTCTCTCTTGCACTTGCTAGCGGACTCCACCAGTACTCTTCGTCCTTTTTCGCTTtctgtgctgctcttctctaCGTGCGTCCGCCGGagtctgcctgcctgccttcctgcctgtgtgccttTACACGTCTCCGTCATCAAagtgtttctctcttcttctctcttaCATTCTCACGACATTCGCACCACCTCTTCAGGGCCGCACAAGGCTCAGCGGAGAAGGCtcggaagagaaagagattGAGGGCATATCCTATTACGTGTTTTCTCCTCCTGCCGAGCTCTTTGCTCCGCCGTCCACCGTCTGTCCACGCTTCATCTTCGCCTCTTCTTCGAGAGCAGCCCGCCTTGTGTGTTTTATTTTCATTGTGTGTTCCTCTTAattttgtttgtttcgcGAAGTATTTCTCTtgtctgtttttttttttgtggttgCCTGTTTTGTTCGTGTCGCCTCGTCTTCGGAATTTTGCTGTCGTTCTCTTCGGTGTAatttcgtgtgcgtgtgcgcgtgtcttctttttttttttcgctggtCTAGCCTTTTTCCTCTCGTGTTCTCTTGCGTtttgtctgtctctctctctggaccttttccctctcctgttttctctgtctgtgcACAGCAACAACTCTGTTCCgagtgctgctgttgctcgctctctgtgtTCTTTTCCCTTCGCTTTTTCAACTGtgttgcctctctctctaccgACGAGGACGTGCTCATTTCGGTCTGCGCGCTTGTATGCGGTCACCCTCAAGCTTTCTCTATGGTGGGCCACATTGTTGCACCTCGAGTACTCTGGGTCGTTGATctcgtgtgtttgtgtgggcGACCCCTTCTCACAAGACGTCCCCGCGTGTACCAGGCTACcattttctcttttttttttgaaggGCATCGCGGGAGGGCACGCCTCtacgcccctctccctctgccttcCCACAACGGTAAGCATAcaggcgtgtgtgcacgggAGCAAGCCTACGACCAGGtccggctgccgcgcggcgGATAGGAAAGCTAGCAACAGTGCAGAGCACCTGGTttccaaaagaaaaacgatTTTTGTGGATAGCGCTCCCAATCGCCACTGGAAGCGTCGCCAAGAATGATCTCAATACCGGTAATGACAGATGAGACCGTGGTGCGGTACCACTCGAACAtgaacggcggcggtgttgctgcGGAGGAGAACGGCGACTATCACACCGCGGCTGACGCAGCAGGGCGTGGCGATGGCGTagaagcagcgacagcggccgccgcaccgccgacAGCGATGGACTACTACGATCAGTCGCTTTCTAGTTCTCCCACTTCTCCAGtcagaggaggcggtgcgttcgcagcgccggcgcagtACACCGCCGCTGTaccctgcagctgcagcatccTTGACGTGGGTACTGACCCGGCTCCCATTGCGGCCCCAGTAGATGTTGCCCCACCGGAGATGCCCCCGCTAGCCCAGCTGTGCGCACTCGCGCTGCAATACCGCTGTGACCTGAGCCAAGAGACGGACCAGAATATTCGCTCGTGCTTtcacagcagccgcgtccCCAGTATCTCCCTCTGGGACTACGTACGACGCTTTGCCAAGTACTCTGTCTGTAGCGAGGAGTGCTTTATCTTAGCCATGGTTCTGATGGATCGGTACGTCTGCAAAACCAGAATCCCGATCACCCTTCGCAACGTGCATCGACTCTACATCACCGCCATGACGCTGAGTGTGAAGCTGCGCGACGACTCCTATTACAGCAATGCCTACTACGCCAGCATTGGGGGCGTGGTGAATGCGGAACTAAATGTGCTGGAGCTAGAGTTGCTTGATATTGTGCAGTGGTTCACGTGGGTAGAGAAGTCCGTGTACGATGCTTACGTAGCTCGGCTAGAGGCACTCTTCGGCGATGCGATGCCGAAGCGGTTGGTAGCATCGCCGACAAAGTAGCGGACTGAGGCGTTCCGTGAGGATTTTGCGGAAAGAGATCCCCACTAACCTGCTCGTCGGAAGgtgttcgttttttttttcgttgtgcCCCCATTGCCCGCCGTCTCACTCTATCCCTAACTGTTCTGTCGAACTATTCTTAACTGTTGTAGTTTCTGTTTgtatttgtttttcctttgtCGGTGCTGTCGGTACGATATCTTGTGTCTCTTATAGCTTGTTTCTGCCCCTCTGCTTGTCCTTACGTGCTACTCTGTTGGTTtcacacacactctctctccttttttgtCGTTGTCATGCGTGCCGTCATCCATTGCCTATcctttccccttctccccttttcGCCATTCTCGCCGTAAATTTCCGAAACAGAATCTGTAGGAGCTCTCTAATTttcacgcacgcgtgcgagaATATGCTCGGGTGAAgcggcgcacagcaccgACAAAGAGATTCTTTCTtgtgtatgtctgtgtgttggtaaggcgaggtggtggcagtggtggtgggggagggtgagCAGCAGGGCCCCCTGGACACCGACATACAGAAAGGCACATACCATGTAACTGTATTTGTTTTTGTGCGGTGCGCGCCTGCCGGGGGGGGTGGAGTGTATGTACACTTCGCTGTTCTAAGCGGGCCCacgaacgcacgcacacacgcacgcacgtacccccctcccccccccacacacacacacgccaatGCTGGGTGCTGGCGGTGTGCGGCTCCATGCCCAGGCATATATATAATGAATTTTGATGCTACgctttgttgtttgttttcaCAGGTTGTTCCTTTTTCTGTGTGTAACTTGTTTTATTGAGTCGCTTTCagttttcctttttttttgtcttcttCGCGTTGGTGCTGTTTGGTGATTGCGTtgctcttttccttctcctctctcaccCTATATGTGTTTCTTTCGTTGTTATTTCCGTTTCTTTATGCCATACCACTGATGGAAGCAGTTGGTGATACGGGAAGCCGAAGAGAAGGTAGACGAGTCGGGGTAAGTATGCAGAAGTATCGTAGTGCTCATCGGTTTCGTAGGGCACCGGCAGAACTGTGTGGAGGGACAAGAGGCTGCTGGCGACtgcgaaagagaaggagagagcgtAGCGAGGTTGCCAACCTCAGCACTCTAATGCATCTCAGCGACTGTGTGCTCTCTTTCATTGGAAGTTCGTGTGTTGAGACTTCTCcgctttctcttcgtctGCACTTCTGCGGTGCCCCGCcttgcgcttgtgtgtgtttgtgtgaaTTCCTGtacccctctcctcctcttctccctcacacagaaagggaggaggaaagggcaAAATCACGTGCACAGGTAAGCAAccacgtacacacgcacaagcacacgcacacacactcaagCGTGCGCGGTGTGAACGCTTAGTAAGACGATTGAATTTCAAgggtgtgtacgtgtgcatgtgcgtgtgcgtgtctgtcacTTCAAAATACATGTCGTTTTGTgcacctctttttttttttcaagcATGTCCACTCGGCGATAGAACATGAACTAAACTTCAattcacccccccccactccttCCCCCAGTTTGTCGCAGGGCCATCgtgtggtgcgaagcagcacAAGAGACGCGCCACAGCCATGCGACGACTTGGTCATGGGAGTGCAGCCTTCGTTTCACACTTTAGCGACCTCCGCTCCGaaggtcgcctcacagccgctcccattgTGCCGGTCGCTACGTGGTGCATCCCCCCCTCGGTGTGGCACTccggctccccacaccagcaggcagtgtgaggACCGGGCTTTGagatacgctcgagtcgcgctgggacgctctgcccatcatgtcgACGGCACAAACATGTTCAACACCGCAGGTCactccgacgcagcgctaTCCaggacctcaccgccgacactAGCAGCAATccatcgctctgacctcccctaAGTCGTAGGTGCATgactccgccaccaccagaagtggctcggcattgaCAGGGACAGGGGCTGTTTGGCTTCCCCCCCACACAGTGGAATACTGGAGCGTGAAGTACCACGCACTGCGCGGTGTGTGTTTTCCCCTGTTTTCAGGTTATGTGCTTGTATTCGATACAGAAAGAGTTCTTGAGAGGCGACGGGGCGGGTGGGTAgatgggggggggcagcagcgccatgatGACCGCTACTGCTTGTGTTGCACTTTTTTCGCTGTTTTTGTTGTCCCGCCTCCTTTGCTGACTCGCTTCGCTCACACTTTTGTGTGcgtttattttttttttgcgaaAAAGAAAATTGGGCTTCTGCTTGGATGATTCTAAACGCGCAGATGCTGAGATTAGGCACtc is from Leishmania infantum JPCM5 genome chromosome 32 and encodes:
- the CYC2 gene encoding putative CYC2-like cyclin — its product is MPPLAQLCALALQYRCDLSQETDQNIRSCFHSSRVPSISLWDYVRRFAKYSVCSEECFILAMVLMDRYVCKTRIPITLRNVHRLYITAMTLSVKLRDDSYYSNAYYASIGGVVNAELNVLELELLDIVQWFTWVEKSVYDAYVARLEALFGDAMPKRLVASPTK